A genomic window from Sphingomonas taxi includes:
- the pyrE gene encoding orotate phosphoribosyltransferase produces the protein MTDDDVLAEFRAADALLEGHFILSSGLRSPRYLQCARVLMDPRRGARLAEALAARIPAEIRGRIAAVVAPAMGGVIAGHEMARALGVEAMFVERPTGTFELRRGFRLESGQEVLMMEDVVTTGLSSREAIKAIEAAGGTVIAGAALVDRSGGTVDLGVPFFPLIRLDVPTYAADALPPELAAIPAIKPGSRAA, from the coding sequence ATGACCGACGACGACGTGCTGGCCGAATTCCGCGCCGCCGATGCCCTGCTCGAGGGGCATTTCATCCTCTCGTCCGGCTTGCGCAGCCCGCGCTACCTGCAATGCGCGCGCGTGCTGATGGACCCGCGCCGCGGCGCGCGCCTCGCCGAGGCGCTGGCGGCGCGCATCCCCGCCGAGATCCGCGGGCGGATCGCCGCGGTCGTCGCGCCGGCGATGGGCGGCGTCATCGCCGGCCACGAAATGGCGCGCGCGCTCGGCGTCGAGGCGATGTTCGTCGAGCGGCCGACCGGCACGTTCGAGCTGCGCCGCGGCTTCCGGCTCGAATCCGGGCAGGAGGTGCTGATGATGGAGGACGTCGTCACCACCGGATTAAGCTCGCGCGAGGCGATCAAGGCGATCGAGGCGGCGGGCGGCACGGTGATCGCCGGCGCCGCGCTGGTCGACCGCTCGGGCGGCACCGTCGATCTCGGCGTGCCGTTCTTTCCGCTGATCCGCCTCGACGTGCCGACCTATGCGGCCGACGCGCTGCCGCCCGAACTGGCGGCGATCCCCGCGATCAAGCCGGGGAGTCGCGCGGCGTGA
- a CDS encoding pyridoxine 5'-phosphate synthase, protein MTRTLRLGVNIDHVATVRNARGAGYPDPVRAGLLAAEAGADGITAHLREDRRHITDDDIARLSAELTIPLNLEMAATDEMLAIALRHQPHAACIVPEKREELTTEGGLDAAGQHNRLAPLVGALAAARIRVSLFIEPDPRQIEAAIRLGAPVVELHTGRYAELDGEARTAELRRLSDAAALAAKNGIEVHAGHGLTFDNVGPIAAIPQVRELNIGHFLVGEALFVGLGDAVRRMREEMDAARG, encoded by the coding sequence GTGACCCGGACGCTGCGGCTGGGGGTCAATATCGATCACGTCGCGACGGTGCGCAACGCGCGCGGCGCGGGCTATCCCGATCCGGTGCGCGCCGGGCTGCTCGCCGCCGAAGCGGGGGCGGATGGGATCACCGCACATCTGCGCGAGGACCGGCGGCACATCACCGACGACGATATCGCGCGGCTGTCGGCGGAACTGACCATCCCGCTCAACCTCGAAATGGCGGCGACCGACGAGATGCTCGCGATCGCGCTGCGCCATCAGCCGCATGCCGCATGCATCGTGCCGGAAAAGCGCGAGGAGCTCACCACAGAGGGCGGGCTGGACGCGGCGGGGCAGCACAACCGGCTCGCGCCGCTGGTCGGCGCGCTGGCCGCGGCACGGATCCGCGTGTCGCTGTTCATCGAACCCGATCCGCGCCAGATCGAGGCGGCGATCCGACTCGGCGCGCCGGTGGTCGAGCTGCACACCGGCCGTTATGCCGAGCTGGACGGCGAGGCGCGCACCGCCGAGCTGCGCCGGCTGTCGGACGCCGCGGCGCTGGCGGCGAAGAACGGCATCGAGGTGCATGCCGGCCATGGCCTGACCTTCGACAATGTCGGGCCGATCGCCGCGATCCCGCAGGTGCGCGAGCTCAACATCGGCCATTTCCTCGTCGGCGAGGCGCTCTTCGTCGGGCTGGGCGACGCGGTGCGCCGGATGCGCGAGGAGATGGATGCCGCCCGTGGGTGA
- the acpS gene encoding holo-ACP synthase — protein MIVGLGSDLCNIERIAASLDRFGARFEARVFTDAERARAARRPFTKAGTLAKRFAAKEAFSKAVGTGFKAGVFMKDIGVVNAPSGAPTLALTGGAKERLDGMIPEGHVARIHLTLTDDHPWAQAFVIIEAIPDPKA, from the coding sequence ATGATCGTCGGGCTCGGCTCAGACCTGTGCAATATCGAGCGGATCGCCGCCTCGCTCGACCGGTTCGGCGCGCGGTTCGAGGCGCGCGTGTTCACCGACGCCGAGCGCGCACGCGCCGCGCGGCGGCCGTTCACCAAGGCGGGCACGCTCGCCAAGCGCTTCGCCGCCAAGGAGGCGTTTTCGAAGGCGGTCGGGACCGGGTTCAAGGCGGGCGTGTTCATGAAGGACATCGGCGTCGTCAACGCGCCCTCGGGCGCGCCGACGCTGGCGCTGACCGGCGGCGCGAAGGAACGGCTTGACGGCATGATCCCCGAGGGCCACGTCGCTCGCATACATTTGACTTTGACCGACGATCATCCCTGGGCCCAGGCCTTCGTGATCATCGAGGCGATCCCGGACCCCAAGGCATGA
- the lepB gene encoding signal peptidase I: MKEAVLDGSNPSEAAVPAPAPPAAARKKTDWWGEIKGIFWLILIVLGFHSFIAKPFYIPSESMLPGLRIGDRLVVSKFAYGWSFVSPTIPNPVAIFKGVVMRQPEESWSVGLPFIHGRLFGSLPQRGDVVIVTPPGTRNDYIKRVIGLPGDTLAVRGGVVILNGKPIPRGPLHYVDLPVDTNSPCSDRDYFGARRPAAGGGYVCHLPLVTETLPGGRHYDTVDLEPDSPGDNYPQVTIPANHVFLMGDNRDRSADSRFPLAQLGLGGPVPYENLGGRAEFLTFSLDGDATLNPLSWWGSLRSGRAGLSLHPATGQ; encoded by the coding sequence ATGAAGGAAGCGGTGTTGGACGGCAGCAACCCCAGCGAGGCAGCGGTCCCCGCGCCCGCGCCACCGGCCGCCGCACGCAAGAAGACCGACTGGTGGGGCGAGATCAAGGGCATCTTCTGGCTGATCCTGATCGTGCTCGGCTTCCACAGCTTCATCGCCAAGCCATTCTATATCCCGTCCGAATCGATGCTGCCCGGCCTGCGCATCGGCGACCGGCTGGTGGTGTCCAAATTCGCCTACGGCTGGTCGTTCGTCTCGCCGACGATCCCCAATCCGGTCGCGATCTTCAAGGGCGTGGTGATGCGCCAGCCCGAGGAGAGCTGGAGCGTTGGCCTGCCGTTCATCCACGGCCGGCTGTTCGGCAGCCTGCCGCAGCGCGGCGACGTCGTCATCGTCACCCCGCCGGGCACCCGCAACGACTATATCAAGCGCGTCATCGGCCTGCCCGGCGACACGCTGGCGGTGCGCGGCGGCGTCGTGATCCTCAACGGCAAGCCGATCCCGCGCGGGCCGCTGCATTACGTCGACCTGCCGGTCGACACCAACAGCCCGTGCAGCGACCGCGACTATTTCGGCGCGCGCCGGCCGGCCGCGGGTGGCGGCTATGTCTGCCATCTGCCGCTCGTCACCGAGACGCTGCCCGGTGGCCGCCATTACGACACCGTCGACCTCGAACCCGACAGCCCCGGTGACAATTATCCGCAGGTCACCATCCCGGCCAATCACGTCTTCCTGATGGGCGACAATCGCGACCGCTCGGCGGACAGCCGTTTCCCGCTCGCGCAGCTCGGCCTCGGCGGGCCGGTGCCGTATGAGAATCTCGGCGGACGTGCCGAATTCCTGACCTTCAGCCTCGACGGCGACGCGACGCTCAACCCGCTGAGCTGGTGGGGGTCGCTGCGGTCGGGTCGCGCCGGACTGTCCCTCCACCCAGCCACGGGACAATGA
- a CDS encoding AI-2E family transporter: MSETPATQDPSPNELRDPFVRRELKRAAVWLGLAAAMALAVILVQPLLIIFAGLVFAALLDGGVRLLGKVLPIGRGWRLLIVVLLTIAFLAGTFYLTGVQVADQFSQLRATLETQANRLARWLSGQGLMPGASDVSGIARQALSSVGRITSWVGTAFGALTTMFMIIVIGLFVAMDPGTYQRGLEWMVPRRNRAEFATVLDRMGKILRRLLAGRLLGMLAEGILTGIALSIGGVPMAMILGILTGLLAFIPNIGAFISGALMIAVGFSAGTHIGFWAVGTYVIVQGFDGYVLLPIVAKKTVDLPPALTLGAQIMASALFGILGLALADPMTAMIKTALERSSEREAERDGSDEGVEQA; this comes from the coding sequence GTGAGCGAGACGCCGGCGACCCAGGACCCCAGCCCCAACGAGCTGCGCGATCCCTTCGTCCGGCGCGAGCTGAAGCGCGCGGCGGTCTGGCTCGGCCTCGCCGCGGCGATGGCGCTGGCGGTGATCCTCGTCCAGCCGCTGCTGATCATCTTCGCGGGCCTCGTCTTCGCGGCGCTGCTCGACGGCGGCGTGCGGCTGCTCGGCAAGGTGCTGCCGATCGGGCGCGGCTGGCGGCTGCTGATCGTCGTGCTGCTGACGATCGCCTTCCTCGCCGGCACCTTCTACCTCACCGGCGTGCAGGTCGCCGACCAGTTCTCGCAATTGCGCGCGACGCTGGAGACGCAGGCCAACCGGCTGGCGCGCTGGCTGAGCGGGCAGGGGCTGATGCCCGGTGCCTCCGACGTCAGCGGCATCGCGCGCCAGGCGCTGAGTTCGGTCGGGCGGATCACCTCCTGGGTCGGCACCGCGTTCGGGGCGCTGACGACGATGTTCATGATCATCGTCATCGGCCTGTTCGTCGCGATGGACCCCGGCACCTACCAGCGCGGGCTGGAATGGATGGTGCCGCGGCGCAATCGCGCCGAATTCGCGACGGTGCTCGACCGGATGGGCAAGATCCTGCGCCGGCTGCTCGCGGGGCGCCTGCTCGGCATGCTCGCGGAGGGGATATTGACCGGCATCGCGCTGTCGATCGGCGGCGTGCCGATGGCGATGATCCTCGGCATCCTCACCGGGCTGCTCGCCTTCATCCCCAATATCGGCGCGTTCATCAGCGGTGCGCTGATGATCGCGGTCGGCTTCTCGGCGGGCACGCACATCGGCTTCTGGGCGGTCGGCACCTATGTCATCGTCCAGGGGTTCGACGGGTACGTGCTGCTGCCGATCGTCGCCAAGAAGACGGTCGACCTGCCGCCGGCGCTGACGCTGGGCGCGCAGATCATGGCGAGCGCGCTGTTCGGCATCCTCGGCCTCGCGCTCGCCGATCCGATGACCGCGATGATCAAGACCGCGCTGGAGCGCAGCTCGGAACGTGAGGCCGAGCGCGACGGCTCAGACGAGGGTGTCGAACAGGCGTAG
- a CDS encoding glycosyltransferase, with protein sequence MSADHILTFAQDLSGGGVERAQLRLAAQWLGAGRRVTLAIGDAGGPLAADLPAGLGLEPLGHRRYVAQRRLAAITLRLRPDLIFCPGNHYTLVAAWLRWRLGDACPPIVAKLSNAIDRADHGRIMGAGHRLWLAQHGRFLDHLVAMTPATAALAARAMRMERRTSVIPNPPAPRATDVGTGGAALPPGRIVLGVGRLVPQKRWDRLIAAIPALPDDVGVVILGEGELRPALERQVAAAGFAGRVHLPGHVGDPLPAMAAAAVLALPSDYEGVPGVLREALSVGTPVVATASSPAVREIVGDPRLGSVVAPEDAAGLAAALNHWLVAPRPAPVPQPGGDSAARYLRLFDTLV encoded by the coding sequence ATGTCTGCCGACCATATCCTTACCTTTGCACAAGATTTATCGGGTGGCGGCGTCGAGCGCGCGCAATTGCGGCTGGCGGCGCAATGGCTGGGCGCGGGGCGGCGGGTAACGCTGGCGATCGGCGACGCCGGCGGCCCGCTCGCCGCCGATCTGCCCGCGGGGCTGGGACTCGAGCCGCTCGGCCATCGCCGCTACGTCGCGCAGCGAAGGCTGGCGGCGATCACGCTGCGGCTGCGCCCCGATCTCATCTTCTGCCCCGGCAATCATTATACCCTGGTGGCCGCGTGGCTGCGCTGGCGGCTCGGCGATGCCTGCCCGCCGATCGTCGCCAAATTGTCCAACGCGATCGATCGCGCCGATCATGGCCGGATCATGGGCGCCGGGCACCGGCTGTGGCTGGCCCAGCACGGCCGCTTCCTCGATCATCTCGTCGCGATGACGCCGGCGACCGCGGCGCTGGCGGCGCGGGCGATGCGGATGGAGCGGCGGACCAGCGTCATCCCCAATCCGCCGGCACCGCGCGCGACGGATGTCGGCACGGGCGGCGCGGCGCTGCCGCCCGGCCGCATCGTGCTCGGCGTCGGCCGGCTGGTGCCGCAGAAGCGCTGGGACCGGCTGATCGCCGCGATCCCGGCGCTGCCCGACGACGTCGGCGTCGTCATCCTCGGCGAGGGCGAGCTGCGCCCCGCCTTGGAGCGGCAGGTCGCCGCGGCGGGGTTTGCCGGGCGCGTCCACCTGCCCGGCCATGTCGGCGACCCGCTGCCGGCGATGGCGGCGGCGGCGGTGCTGGCGCTGCCCTCCGATTACGAGGGCGTGCCGGGGGTGCTGCGCGAGGCGCTGTCGGTGGGAACGCCGGTGGTCGCCACCGCATCGAGCCCGGCGGTGCGCGAGATCGTGGGTGATCCGCGCCTCGGCAGCGTCGTCGCGCCGGAGGATGCCGCCGGCCTCGCCGCCGCGCTCAACCATTGGCTCGTCGCGCCCCGCCCCGCCCCGGTGCCGCAGCCCGGCGGCGATTCGGCGGCGCGCTACCTACGCCTGTTCGACACCCTCGTCTGA
- a CDS encoding DUF2141 domain-containing protein, translated as MTPSAILAVLLPAALLLAAPAAAQVLGSDAAACNPGGGPAILAQIAGLKDRKGRIKLELYPANETDFLADDSVLLAAGKTFRRVWTAIPVSGQVQVCIRVPRPGRYALFVTHDRDGKNKFNFFADGAGFPGPGKIGMSRPKVERALVDVGTATAERTVQMQYLHGLGGFSPTRDE; from the coding sequence ATGACCCCGTCGGCGATCCTTGCCGTTCTGCTGCCCGCGGCGCTGCTGCTCGCCGCGCCCGCCGCGGCGCAGGTGCTCGGCAGCGACGCGGCGGCGTGCAATCCCGGCGGCGGCCCGGCGATCCTCGCGCAGATCGCCGGGCTCAAGGATCGCAAGGGCCGGATCAAGCTCGAACTGTATCCCGCCAACGAGACCGACTTCCTCGCCGACGATTCGGTGCTGCTCGCCGCGGGCAAGACCTTCCGCCGGGTGTGGACGGCGATCCCGGTGAGCGGCCAGGTGCAGGTGTGCATCCGCGTGCCGCGCCCCGGCCGCTATGCGCTGTTCGTCACGCACGACCGCGACGGCAAGAACAAGTTCAACTTCTTCGCCGACGGCGCCGGCTTCCCCGGCCCCGGCAAGATCGGCATGTCGCGGCCCAAGGTCGAGCGCGCGCTGGTCGACGTCGGCACCGCCACCGCCGAACGCACCGTCCAGATGCAATATCTGCACGGCCTCGGCGGCTTCTCGCCGACCAGGGACGAGTGA
- a CDS encoding glycosyltransferase: MRIVDVNEIYSPTGGGVRTYIDRKIEVLASMGHELIVLAPGREDRIEERPGGGAVHYIKAPGMPFDANYGLFWDAEPIHRRLDALDPDVVENCSPWKSAWIVAQWQGGGKGRALRSYFMHNDNLEAYPKRWFKPVASAPRIERAFAWYDRYLSHCLAQYDTVVTNGPSLTKQLAARGIRVDATMPLGIERAHFSPDLRDETLRAALLRQCGLPPEAQLLLGVGRHHPEKRWPTVIDAVQRIGTQAPVGLVILGQGMDTKTLERHIGANPHIRLFRPVYDRRRLATIMASADVYIHGCGTETFGLVPAEALASGTPLIVPDGGGTAEIADPLFAEVYAQRDAHSCADAIQRMLARDRAIVRRAARVASATVRNDEEHAADLVAHYAAAIAARDGVRKRA, translated from the coding sequence ATGCGGATCGTCGACGTCAACGAGATCTATTCGCCGACCGGCGGCGGCGTGCGCACCTATATCGATCGCAAGATCGAGGTGCTGGCCAGCATGGGTCACGAGCTGATCGTGCTCGCCCCGGGCCGCGAGGACCGGATCGAGGAGCGGCCCGGCGGCGGCGCGGTCCATTACATCAAGGCGCCGGGCATGCCGTTCGACGCCAATTACGGCCTGTTCTGGGATGCCGAGCCGATCCACCGCCGGCTCGACGCGCTCGACCCCGACGTGGTCGAGAATTGCTCGCCGTGGAAATCGGCGTGGATCGTCGCGCAATGGCAGGGTGGCGGGAAGGGGCGCGCGCTGCGCTCCTATTTCATGCACAACGACAATCTGGAGGCCTATCCCAAGCGCTGGTTCAAGCCGGTCGCCTCGGCCCCGCGGATCGAGCGCGCCTTCGCCTGGTATGACCGCTATCTCAGCCACTGCCTCGCGCAATATGACACGGTGGTCACCAACGGCCCGTCGCTGACCAAGCAACTGGCGGCGCGCGGCATCCGCGTCGATGCGACGATGCCGCTCGGCATCGAGCGCGCGCATTTCTCCCCCGATCTGCGCGACGAGACGCTGCGCGCCGCGCTGCTGCGCCAATGCGGCCTGCCGCCGGAGGCGCAATTGCTGCTCGGCGTCGGCCGCCATCATCCCGAGAAGCGCTGGCCGACGGTGATCGACGCGGTGCAGCGGATCGGGACGCAGGCGCCGGTCGGGCTGGTCATCCTCGGCCAGGGGATGGATACCAAGACGCTCGAACGGCATATCGGCGCCAATCCGCACATCCGGCTGTTCCGCCCGGTCTACGACCGGCGGCGGCTGGCGACGATCATGGCGAGCGCCGACGTCTATATCCACGGCTGCGGCACCGAGACGTTCGGGCTGGTCCCCGCCGAGGCGCTGGCGAGCGGCACGCCGCTGATCGTGCCCGACGGCGGCGGCACGGCGGAGATCGCCGATCCCTTGTTCGCCGAAGTCTATGCGCAGCGCGACGCGCACAGCTGCGCCGATGCGATCCAGCGGATGCTCGCGCGCGACCGTGCGATCGTGCGCCGCGCCGCGCGGGTGGCGTCGGCGACGGTCCGCAACGACGAGGAACATGCCGCCGATCTGGTGGCGCATTACGCCGCGGCGATCGCGGCGCGCGACGGGGTACGGAAGCGGGCGTGA
- a CDS encoding polysaccharide deacetylase family protein — protein sequence MKRLFASIHDVSPRFEGEVDRLLDHLAPHVGRRLAMLVVPDHWSSAPITPAFAARLRGWADEGVEMFVHGWTHRDDSAHAGRAAALKARHMTAGEGEFLGLSHAEALARMRRGKALVEEITGRAATGFIAPAWLYSEGARAALADAGFALAEDHARVWRPGGAVVARGPVITWASRTRMRQLSSLAAAGALRHVLQPTRNVRIAVHPGDTTVPALLESITTTFAAFRRHRPAAYAELAG from the coding sequence ATGAAACGCCTGTTCGCCTCCATCCACGACGTCTCGCCCCGCTTCGAGGGCGAGGTCGACCGCCTGCTCGACCATCTCGCCCCGCACGTCGGGCGGCGGCTGGCGATGCTCGTCGTCCCCGATCACTGGTCGAGCGCCCCGATCACCCCCGCCTTCGCCGCCCGGCTGCGCGGCTGGGCGGACGAGGGGGTCGAAATGTTCGTCCACGGCTGGACGCATCGCGACGACAGCGCCCATGCCGGTCGCGCCGCGGCGCTGAAGGCGAGGCACATGACCGCCGGCGAGGGCGAATTCCTCGGCCTCAGCCACGCCGAGGCGCTGGCGCGGATGCGGCGCGGCAAGGCATTGGTCGAGGAGATCACCGGGCGCGCGGCGACGGGCTTCATCGCGCCGGCGTGGCTCTATTCGGAAGGCGCGCGCGCGGCGCTGGCGGATGCGGGGTTCGCGCTCGCCGAGGATCATGCGCGGGTATGGCGGCCGGGCGGCGCCGTGGTCGCGCGCGGGCCGGTGATCACCTGGGCGAGCCGGACGCGGATGCGACAGCTGAGCTCGCTCGCCGCGGCGGGCGCGCTGCGCCACGTCTTGCAGCCGACGCGCAACGTGCGGATCGCGGTGCATCCGGGCGACACGACCGTGCCGGCGCTGCTGGAGAGCATCACGACGACCTTCGCGGCGTTCCGGCGGCATCGGCCGGCGGCTTATGCGGAGCTGGCGGGGTAG
- the ubiG gene encoding bifunctional 2-polyprenyl-6-hydroxyphenol methylase/3-demethylubiquinol 3-O-methyltransferase UbiG, with protein MMMASSTIDPREAQHFGAMAKDWWDPKGSSAMLHKLNPVRLGYIRAAVDLHWDGDDTSFTPLAGKTALDVGCGAGLLCEPLARLGAAVTGIDAAAENIAVAQAHAAQAGLAIDYRAVGVEAMTGRFDLVTSLEVIEHVADPAGFVRGLAESLADGGLLVLSTPNRTPLSRLALITLAEGTGRIPRGTHDWDKFLTPEDLTDLLERAGLTVTDVQGLGFSPATGFVLSGSTQLDYFVTAKRV; from the coding sequence ATGATGATGGCAAGCAGCACGATCGATCCGCGCGAGGCGCAACATTTCGGCGCGATGGCGAAGGACTGGTGGGACCCGAAGGGCTCTTCGGCGATGCTGCACAAGCTCAACCCCGTACGGCTCGGCTATATACGCGCCGCGGTCGATCTGCACTGGGACGGCGACGACACCAGCTTCACGCCGCTCGCCGGCAAGACCGCGCTCGACGTCGGCTGCGGCGCGGGGCTGCTGTGCGAGCCGCTGGCGCGGCTCGGCGCGGCGGTGACGGGGATCGACGCGGCGGCGGAGAATATCGCGGTGGCGCAGGCGCATGCCGCGCAGGCGGGGCTCGCGATCGATTATCGCGCGGTCGGCGTCGAGGCGATGACCGGCCGCTTCGACCTCGTCACCAGCCTCGAGGTGATCGAGCATGTCGCCGATCCTGCCGGCTTCGTCCGCGGGCTCGCGGAATCGCTCGCCGACGGCGGCCTGCTGGTGCTCTCGACCCCCAACCGCACGCCGCTGTCGCGCCTCGCGCTGATCACGCTGGCGGAAGGCACCGGCCGCATCCCGCGCGGCACGCACGACTGGGACAAGTTCCTCACCCCCGAGGATCTCACCGACCTGCTGGAGCGCGCCGGACTGACGGTGACCGACGTGCAGGGACTCGGCTTCTCGCCGGCGACCGGGTTCGTGCTGAGCGGCTCGACGCAGCTCGACTATTTCGTGACGGCGAAACGCGTCTGA
- a CDS encoding aspartate kinase codes for MARIVMKFGGTSMAGIERIRSVAARVKREVEAGNQVAVVVSAMAGETDRLVGFCREASSLYDPREYDVVVAAGEQITSGLLAIALQAAGVPARSWLGWQLPIHTDDAHAKARIGSIEVDALNASMAAGEVAVIPGFQGLSDDGRVTTLGRGGSDTSAVAVAAAMKADRCDIYTDVDGVYTTDPRIVPRARKLNKVTYEEMLELASVGAKVLQTRSVGLAMKEQVRVQVLSSFTGPEAPMADTLPGTMIVGEEEIDDVERQLITGIAHDKNEAKITLTSVPDQPGAVSAIFEPLAAANINVDMIIQNIAHNHGSTDVTFTVPSADLARSLEALNQARETIGFAELVHDTRVAKVSVVGVGMRSHAGVASTMFTTLGKRGINIQAISTSEIKVSVLIHEDETELAVRMLHTAYGLDAADAAA; via the coding sequence ATGGCACGCATCGTGATGAAGTTCGGCGGCACGTCGATGGCCGGGATCGAGCGCATCAGGAGCGTCGCCGCGCGCGTCAAACGCGAGGTCGAGGCGGGCAATCAGGTCGCGGTGGTCGTCTCGGCGATGGCGGGCGAGACCGACCGGCTGGTCGGCTTCTGCCGCGAGGCCTCGTCGCTCTACGATCCGCGCGAATATGACGTCGTCGTCGCCGCGGGCGAACAGATCACCAGCGGGCTGCTCGCGATCGCCTTGCAGGCGGCGGGCGTGCCGGCGCGCTCGTGGCTCGGCTGGCAATTGCCGATCCATACCGACGACGCGCACGCCAAGGCGCGGATCGGCAGCATCGAGGTCGACGCGCTCAACGCCAGCATGGCGGCGGGCGAGGTCGCGGTGATCCCCGGTTTCCAGGGCCTGTCGGACGACGGCCGCGTCACCACGCTCGGCCGCGGCGGTTCGGACACGTCGGCGGTGGCGGTGGCGGCGGCGATGAAGGCCGACCGTTGCGACATCTACACCGACGTCGACGGCGTCTACACCACCGACCCGCGCATCGTGCCGCGCGCGCGCAAGCTCAACAAGGTGACGTACGAAGAGATGCTGGAACTCGCCAGCGTCGGCGCGAAGGTGTTGCAGACCCGTTCGGTCGGCCTCGCGATGAAGGAACAGGTCCGCGTCCAGGTGCTCTCGTCCTTCACCGGACCCGAGGCGCCGATGGCGGACACATTGCCCGGTACGATGATCGTGGGCGAAGAGGAGATCGACGACGTGGAACGCCAGCTCATCACGGGTATCGCGCACGACAAGAACGAGGCGAAGATCACGCTGACCAGCGTCCCCGACCAGCCGGGCGCGGTGTCGGCGATCTTCGAGCCGCTCGCCGCGGCGAACATCAACGTCGACATGATCATCCAGAATATCGCGCACAACCACGGCTCGACCGACGTCACCTTCACCGTGCCGTCCGCCGATCTGGCGCGCAGCCTTGAGGCGCTCAACCAGGCGCGCGAGACGATCGGCTTCGCCGAACTGGTCCACGACACGCGCGTCGCCAAGGTCTCGGTGGTCGGCGTCGGCATGCGCAGCCATGCCGGCGTCGCCAGCACGATGTTCACCACGCTCGGCAAGCGCGGCATCAACATCCAGGCGATCTCGACCAGCGAGATCAAGGTCAGCGTGCTGATCCACGAGGACGAGACCGAACTCGCCGTCCGCATGCTGCACACCGCCTACGGCCTCGACGCCGCGGACGCCGCCGCGTGA
- a CDS encoding NAD(P)H-dependent flavin oxidoreductase yields the protein MARGAAFLGSDVAIMAGAMSWVSERNLVSAMSNAGGFGVIACGAMTPELLDAEIAATKAMTDKPFGVNLITMHPALFDLIAVCTKHGVGHVVLAGGLPPKGSLEAIKAGGAKVICFAPTLALAKKLIRSGVDALVIEGMEAGGHIGPVSTSVLAQEMLPEIAESVPVFVAGGIGRGEAIAGYLDMGAAGVQLGTRFVCATESIAHANFKKAFIRASARDAVASVQLDPRLPVIPVRALKNAGGELFTAKQREVALSLDEGAVAMGEAQLQIEHYWAGALRRAVIDGDVEHGSVMAGQSVGMVTKEEPIAEIIGALVAEAAAALEKRAG from the coding sequence ATGGCGCGCGGCGCCGCCTTCCTCGGATCGGACGTCGCGATCATGGCGGGCGCCATGTCGTGGGTGTCGGAGCGCAACCTCGTCTCGGCGATGTCGAACGCCGGCGGCTTCGGCGTGATCGCCTGCGGCGCGATGACGCCCGAGCTGCTCGACGCCGAGATCGCCGCGACGAAGGCGATGACGGACAAGCCGTTCGGGGTGAACCTCATCACCATGCATCCGGCGCTGTTCGACCTGATCGCGGTATGCACCAAACATGGGGTCGGCCATGTCGTGCTCGCCGGCGGCCTGCCGCCCAAGGGCTCGCTCGAGGCGATCAAGGCGGGCGGTGCCAAGGTGATCTGCTTCGCGCCGACGCTGGCGCTCGCCAAGAAGCTGATCCGCTCGGGCGTCGATGCGCTGGTGATCGAGGGGATGGAGGCGGGCGGCCATATCGGTCCCGTCTCGACCAGCGTGCTCGCGCAGGAAATGCTGCCCGAGATCGCCGAATCGGTACCGGTGTTCGTCGCCGGCGGCATCGGTCGCGGCGAGGCGATCGCCGGCTATCTCGACATGGGCGCGGCGGGCGTCCAGCTCGGCACGCGCTTCGTCTGCGCGACCGAATCGATCGCCCACGCCAATTTCAAGAAGGCATTCATCCGCGCTTCGGCGCGCGATGCGGTGGCGAGCGTCCAGCTCGACCCGCGGCTGCCGGTGATCCCGGTGCGTGCACTCAAGAATGCGGGCGGCGAATTGTTCACCGCCAAGCAGCGCGAGGTGGCGCTGAGCCTCGACGAGGGCGCGGTCGCGATGGGCGAGGCGCAATTGCAGATCGAACATTATTGGGCGGGCGCGCTGCGCCGCGCGGTGATCGACGGCGACGTCGAGCACGGCTCGGTGATGGCCGGCCAGTCGGTCGGCATGGTGACGAAAGAAGAACCGATCGCCGAGATCATCGGCGCGCTGGTCGCCGAGGCAGCGGCGGCGCTGGAGAAAAGGGCGGGGTGA
- a CDS encoding helix-turn-helix transcriptional regulator → MNEILLNSLKEERERLGLTQAALAERAGVSRKTINTVENGVFVPSTILALKLAAVLDRPVEALFRISA, encoded by the coding sequence ATGAACGAAATCCTCCTCAACAGCCTCAAGGAGGAACGCGAGCGGCTCGGCCTGACGCAGGCGGCGCTCGCGGAGCGGGCCGGGGTCAGCCGCAAGACGATCAACACGGTTGAGAACGGCGTGTTCGTCCCCTCGACGATCCTCGCATTGAAACTGGCGGCCGTACTCGACCGCCCTGTGGAGGCATTGTTCCGGATCAGCGCGTGA